Sequence from the Ignavibacteria bacterium genome:
ATGCTCTTGTTTCAATTTCTTATAAGCATGGGAAACTATCCCCTATTTTTCAGCGGTGAGGAAGTTGCTTTCCAGTTTGTCCATGGTTTCATTGGAGACCAGGACGCAGATTTTGCCGTCTTCCTTCCAGACCAGGTAGTTCCTGTCGCCGTCTTTGTATTTATAGCTCTTTCCCGCGTCGAGCATTTTAAGAAGGTCGTTTGAGAGCGTAACAACTTTTTTCTTCTTGAGGCATTCCTCGTTTGCCTGATAGAGGTAGGCAAGCTTCCCGTCTTTACCCCTGTAGAAGTTGTGAGGGAGCTTTTCGCCGTTGTCATCAGAAACAATTGCGCCAATTAAATCCCACTGCTTTGCCTTCGGCACCATAGGGCGGAACTTCACCCCTTTATCCTTAAAAAACTGCCTTAATGCATCCGTGTTGCTTCCTGCGGCCTCGAGCTGAAGTTTTCCATCGACAATGCTCTGGAAATTCCTTTTTGCCTGGACGAACATATTGTTAAAGCCGTTCTGCTGGCTTGCAATGCTGTTGTTATCGTCACTTTTGAAGAAAAATATTATGGCAAGAATTATTACGGCTGCGGCGGAGGCAAAGGCGAAGCGGGGGCTGAAAAGCCAGCTTCGTTTTTCCTTTTTAACTTTTTCTTTTCTAACGGGAATTTCCTGAAGGATCTGACTGATGATCCGTTCTTTGAGATAAGGGGGTGTTTCCACAGAACCCAGGCGGTTCCTGAGTGTGGATTTAATGTGTGACTGAACCAGAAACTCAGCTTTATAAGCTTCGTTCTGTTCAATTTTCTGTCTGATCTCTTTTAATTCAACCTGATCTTTTATTTCGTTATCTACAAGCGCAGTAACCTGTTCAAATAATTCACTCTGTTCCACAAGAATCTCACGTCATTTAATACATTTCATCTTAACTAAAGCATCGGTAAATCAGGGTATGTAAAAAGCATCATTTATTATTTTTTACATATCCTCTTTCCCGGGCATATTTATTCAGCCTTACATAGAGCATCTTGCGAGCCCTGTGCAGCCTTGATCTAACAGTTCCTATCGGACAATCGACAAAGTCGGCAATTTCCTCATAAGTAAAACCCTCAATGTCGCTGAGTATAATCACTGTCCTGAAATCCTCAGGCAAAGATGAAATAGCCGAAGAGATATCATCATCCAGCAGATTATTAAAAACATCTTCCACTAAATGATCACTCTTCACGTCAGAGGATTTGATGTTCTCGTAGAAGTTCTCAATGTCCTCGTAGTCTACTTTACTCGGCTCCTTGCTGTGTTTCCTGTAATCATTGATGTAGGAGTTTTTTAATATTCTAAACAGCCATGCTTTGCAATTAGTTCCCTTCTCGAATTTGTCGAAGAAACGGAATGCCTTCAGAAGGGTCTCCTGCACCAGGTCGTCCGCGTCGTCAGAGTTACCAGTCATCCTCAGAGCAAAGTTATAGAGCGCATTCATATGAGGCAGAGCTTCACGTTCGAAATCTATATATTTTTGCCTGTCATCCGGACTTACATTTAAGTTTGCTATCGATGCCATAACCTTTAATTATATCTTGTGTCTAAGTTTATTATACCAAATAAATTTAGATTTATCAATGCAAACGCTATTGCAAAATGAGTCCATTCATAACATTGCTGCTCCGGGTCTTTAAGTCGCAGATGAAGCCGTTAATTACGGCGAAGCGCACGCTGCCATTTTTATAGATAACAAAGTCTGCCGGGGCGCCGGGTCTGAATTCACCTTCAGGAAGGTCAGGCTTACCGTTTTCATCCACTGCAATAAGGTTTAGAGGCAGCGGTGAATATCTTCCCTTAAGGTTTTCCTTTCTGACCTTCAGGGCTGTAACGCCATTTTTAAGGAGGTCCTGGAAGTTAAGTTTTTTTACCTCATCCATATCCTTAAATACTTCCGGATGTACTTTCCCCGGGAAGGCTTCCATACTGCTGCAGTCAAATTCCTCGTAGCCGAAGAAGGTTGAAAGGTCCCCCATGTCTTCAATCATGCCGTGGTAGTAGAACTTACGGCCCGAAGTAACCTCCAGGCGGTTTATGCCGAGGTCGGCCCTGTAGGTGATGCCGTTTACATTAAGCGTGAGGTTTCTTAAAAGGAGGTCAAAAACAAAATCCGCATTGTCCGGAATTTTATAGTAGTCCCCTGTTTCCCTTGTCTTGTAGCTTCCGGTTGCAATGCTGAGGATGGAGGATAAAAGTCCTGTATAGTTCATTTTTCTTATGAACTGTTTTTCGTAATCGGTATGCCAGCCTCCGGACTCGATAAGGATTGTGCTGGTTCCCCACTTCTGTATATTGTCGCCGAAAGCCCGGGGCTCAAAGTCATCGGGGTACTTTGCCATATGGCCGGGAATAAAGTTCGAGAGCTCAGTAAACATATTTACAATCAGCTTCATTGCCCTTTCCCTTACCGGGTTAACGCTCCTTTCGTAGTCTACAGGAGGGGCCAGGAATGACAGCGCGGCCGATTTATAGCTCCTTCCTACGGAATGCCTGGTGCTCTGGTCGTGAAGGTTAAAGCCGAAGTCGGCATTAAGAGAGTCCCTTATCCCTTTAAGGATAACAGATTCAGGGCTCTGCAGCATTGCGGCGTCGCGGTTGATGTCAATTTCCAGGGCATTTCTTCTCTGGAAGCGTTCGGCGCCGTCGGGGTTCAGCATCGGTATAAAGCAAAGGGTAAGTTTACTTAAGATCTCTTTTCTTACCAGGTCGAAGCTGTCGCTTTGAGAAAGGAAGTTAAAAATGTCAAAAAGCGCCATTGTTGCAGTCGACTCGTCGCCGTGCATCTGCGACCACAGGAGGACCGTAGTTTTTCCTTTTCCCGCAGAGACGAGGTTTATCTCGCGCCCCTCGGTGGAATGGCCCAGGGTTCTGACGTTAAAAAACTGGTTTTGCTTAAGCCTGCTGATAAGCGAGTCGATGTCTGTACGTTTTATCCTTCTATGCTTAATGCTGTTTTCCCTGTACTGTTCGTATGTGTTATAGAGGTCCTGGCTGAACCTGTTTTCCTGTGCTTTAAGCGACGCTGTCATAATAAGACCAAAATAAATTAGTATTAGCAGAGTTTTCATATAATATAATCTGGAAAGTTGAATTGACGCCGGAATCCGCTTTTAATGTTATTTTCTGCGGCTCCAGTTTTTGTGCTTCCACCTTTTTACGTGAAGAGTTTCTTCGGGTTCGATATGGATGTTCACTTCGCACCTTTCAATTTCGCTGCAGATAGATTCTTCAACCTTATGCGAGATCTCGTGGGCTTTATTTATGGATAAGTCGGGAGCCACGTGTATTTTGAGTTCAATAAGAACGTGCGCGCCTGAATTTCTTACTTTTATGTCGTGCCACTGCAGGACTTCAGGTATTCCGGAGATGATTTTAGAAACCCTTTCCTTAATTCCCTCGGGGGCCTTATCGAGCAGAACGTCAATTGATCTTTTGCCCAGGTTGATGCTGATGAATATTACAATAACCGCAACAATTAAAGCCGCTATGGAATCCGCATAATGGAATCCGAAGGCATAGCCGGCAAGTCCAATTAGAACGACGCCGGAGCTGAAAATGTCCGACGAGAAATGCAGCGCATCGGCCTCGAGTGCCTGGCTGTTATATTTTTTTGCAATTCTCCTAAGAGCGGTGGACCGCGAGATGTCTATAGCCATGCTGGTCAGTATTACGACAAAGCTCCAAACGTTGACCTCAATTTCCATATGCCCGCCTGTAAGCCTTTTTACGACTTCCGATATGATCCAGAGGCATGTAATAAGGAGCAGAACGGTTTCAAAAAGCGCCGAGATATTTTCCATTTTCCCGTGCCCGAAGTGATGCTCCTCGTCGGCAGGTTTGCTTGACATTCTGATTGCGGCGTAGGTAACCAGCGCGGCCAGGAGGTCGAGGCCTGAATGTGCGGCTTCGGAGAGTATACCCAGACTGTTTGTAGAAATTCCTACAACGAGCTTAAAAGACGTCAGGAAAACCGCGGCAATTAAGGAACTGGATGCGACTCTCTTTTTTTCTTTTTCTTCCTTCCATGTGGAAGTTATAATTTCACTTTCCATAATTTCAGTAATAATACCGGATTTTTTGGTTAGTTGAATATTGGGTTAGTTGAATATAAAGATTCCCATACTGATTTCAAAAAGGATTTATGGGTTTATCCGGACGGGGATCAGTCAGAGCATTACTCCGAACTGTTCTTCAAATTCCTCTATCATTTTTAACGGCTCCGGGAAGACCGCAAAGCAGTATACCGGAAAGAGGAGCGAGTAGGCTTTCATGGCCTCGAGAACAAAGTCGGGAGAATAAATTATCTTTTCCTTTGGAGAAAAAGACTTTTGTATAAGCATCATTTTCAGGTCTTTAAGCAGCCCCAGGTGTTCCTGCCCGTTCAGGTGTTTATCGATTATTTCCGGACCTTTAATGAGCTCGTAGAGTTCAAAGTTATAATTTAATTCATATTTATCGAGCAGGTTCAAGAACTCTTTTGTATGATGTTCAAGGTTTTGCCTGAAGCAGAAATTGGGGTCTTTAGGGGAGTTGTTGATGAACAGCCCCATGTCGAATGAGCCTGCCTCAAAAGAGACGTAAAACTCGCTGTCCATCTTAAAGCGGCCGAAGTGAATGAGAAGATAGTCCCTGTAAGGCTCCCCTTTTGAGAACCTCAGGTCCTTGTTTATTCTCATGATAGTTTCATTAAACTTGGGTTCGGTTCTGATTGCGGGATAAAGGCGGTTAAAGAACTGCGCCATTTCCGTAATAAACGACCGCGCAGGCACGACGAGCGAATTCTGGTAGCGTTCGCGGTTAGAATTGAACCACGCAAGGTTGTTATTATCCCTTAATTCCGAAAGAAAATCAAAGGCATCCTGGCTGAAGCCTTTGAAAGGGGGGATTGAGTTTTTCAATACATGATTCCGAGATTAATAGTCAGGTAAAATCCTCCCAGATTCTTCTGGAACTTGCCGTCCAGGCTCTCAACGCCATTATTAAAGAAATGGATTACGTAGTATCTCAGGTTAATTCCGAGCAGGCTGGATTTATCCAGGCCGAAATTTGCCCCAAGCCCCACGTAACCGCCGGCAGTATATTTTGCCTGTGCGCTGCCGAAGGAGCTGAAGAACTCCTTTTCGTATGGCGTTGTAAGGACGAGCGTAGGGCCCACGCCGAAGTTAACATAGGGGCGCAGGTTCTCGGTTATTGAGTTCTCAAAGAGCCTCTGCTGAAGCCCGAAATTCAAAGGCAGGAGGAATACCCTGTTCTTCTTGTTGACTGTAACGTACTGCTGGGTATAATAGTCGTAATACTCAATTTCCTGATCATCTTTAGCCTCAGACATTGAAAAGTCAACAAACCCGGTAAGCGTATTGTTCAGGTCGTGGCGGTAGAAAGTGCCAAGACCGAAGCCCCCTTCGCCGAACATAAAATCGACGCCCCAGGAATTCCTTGGGAATTTTTCCAGCGGTTTTTCAGGAGCCATTTCGCCCAGCTTCTGAGCCTTCAGTGACAGAAGCGGCAGAAACAAAATTATAAAAAATATTTTCTTCATACTTCTTTGCTTTTATTGTATTTTAAACACAAAAGAATATACATGTCAATATGATAAATGATAACTTAGCGGTGCTTTTTTAAGATAAAGAGCTAAGTTACAAAATTATTTAAATTAAAACCAACGAAGAACAATGCCTGTAAACCTCGAAATTAAAGTTGCACTGCCGTCCCACAAAAAAGTAAAATCCATTTTACAGGAGATCGGGGCCGAATTCAAGGGAATTCTCAATCAGAAAGATATATATTATAAATCGCCCTCCTGCCTGCTGAAGATGAGGATCATTAAGAACGACAGGATAGAGCTCATAAAGTATAACCGCGTTGAATCGGGTGAAACACGCTGGTCGAACTATGAAGTTATACTCCTCTCGGGCAAAAAAGTGCCAGGTTTTTTCGATAATATATTAAAAACCGAGACAATTGTTGAGAAAAAAAGAGAGCTCTGGCTTTACGACAATACAAGGATACACCTGGATAAGGTAAAAGGGCTTGGGTATTTCCTGGAGCTGGAGACGCTGGTCTTGGGCGGAAAAAAGGACGCGCAGAAGCGCTTTGACCATATGGTAAAAACGCTCGGCCTGGACTTCGACAGCCAGATCAGGAGCTCTTACAGAAACCTCATGAAGGCGAAGGAAAAGAAGGCAAAACAGACAAAGCCATAACTCAGCCTATTCAGACTAAAAATCAGCGTAATGATATTAACCAAAGAAAATATTACCGCCGTTAACGTAGATGAACTGATCAGTGAAAAGCTCCGGGAAGCAAAGCTGAACGAGATGCTTTTAATAGTTCCTACTAACAGGAAAGCCAGGATATACAAAAAAGAGCTGGTAAGCCTTACGCCCGGCAAGGCGGCGGGAAGTATTAATATTGAGACTATCGGGACGCTTTCAACAAGGCTTCTTTCGCATAAAGTTAAGTTCAGCCCTGTAAGCGAGGCCGCCTCGGCCGTGCTCTTAAAGCAGAGCGTGGCCGAAACAAGGCTATGCTACTTTTCGGGCTATAAGCACGAGATCCCCCCGGGCACGCTTCAAAGGGTGCACAACGTAATTTCAGAATACAAGAGGCACGGCATTACGCCAGACCTTCTAAGGCAGGAGGCAGACAAGTGCTCAGGCGCCGAGGCCAGCAAGGCGCTCGACATTGCTAACATTTACGAAAAGTTCATGGCCAACTGCAATAAGCTTATGGCCAAGGAAACGGGCGACATATATGCCGAGCTGAATGAGTTTACCAAAGAGGAATTCCAGGAGGCTTTCCGCTCGTTCTACCCCGAGGTTAATCTCATAATCATAAACGGGTTCGATGAGTTTACAAACCCCGAGACGGAGATAATAAATTCTCTTTCCCTTGTTAAGAACGCAAAAGCATTCATCAACTTCGACTATTACTCATTTAATAACCTTATCTTCTCGCACCTTAAGGAGTGCTATAACAGGCTCTTGTCAAAAGGGTTTAACATTGTAACCGACAGGGCAAGCGTTCACTTAGGCGACTTCAGGGACTATATAAAAGAAAGCCTTTTTGAACGTCAGCCTAATGTGCCGGCAGCAAAGTATAAAGGCCTCATTACACGCCTTGAAGCCCCGGGGCGTGAAAAGGAAATTGAAATTGTAGCCAAGGAGATCAAGAACCTGCTCCTGGATGGAAAAACCGAGCCGCACAGGGTGTGCGTTGCCTTTAACTTAATTGAAAAGTACTCGCCTTTAATAAGGGACATTTTCTCGAACTACGGCATCCCCTTTAACCTTACGGACAGGATCTGGCTTGAGAACTCGACCCCGATTATTGCCATAATAAACTTCCTGGAAGTGCTGGAAAATGATTTTTACTTCAAGAACATCTTCCGCGCCCTAAGCGGGAGCTTCCTTAATTTTGATAAAATAAGCCTTTCAAACCTGATGAAGGCTGCAGCCAGGCAGAAGATTGTTGCAGGGTACGATTCCTGGACCGGACGACTGAAAGAGGCAGTGCTTGCAATTGAGCAGAGCGGAGGCGCCTTCGACCCATTTCTTGAGAAGGAAAAGCAGTCCTATAAGAAGGCCTTAAGCGACATCAGGCTCCTGCACGAGCTTTTAAGCCCGTTCGACAGGAAGATGACGCTTAAGGAGTTCATGGTGGAATTCCGCAGGCTAATTGAGGTTCTGGAGCTCCCGAAGCGCATACTTAACCGCCAGAGCAGCCGCCAGGAAGAGAACATCAAAGCCATCTCGACTTTTCTTGACACCATATCGGAAGTCTTTGAGCTCTATGAAAAAGAGTATTCAAAGACCGAGCGTTTCCCGCTGAAATTCTTCCTGGAGAAGATCCGTACCGCAGTCACTTCGGCAAGGTTCAACGTGCAGGAGAAGTCCAACTACGGCGTGCTGGTTACAACGCTGAATGAAATTAGGGGGCTCAGGTTCGATTACCTTTTTATTTCGGGGCTTTCGGACGGCGACCTCCCCACGCGCTACAGTCCTGAGATATTTTTCTCGGGCTCGTATTCCAAAAACGAGATGGTGCATCAGACAGAGGAGCGCTACAGGTTTTACCAGTCGCTCTGCACGTGGGAGAAAGGGCTTTACTTAAGCTTCCCTTCAAAGGAAGAGTCGAAGGAGCTGATTGAGTCGAGCTTCTTAAAGGAGTTCTGTACACTCTTTGAGACCGGTAATAAGACAGAAGAGGATTATAAGGATCTTATTTATTCAAGGGAAGAGCTGCTGAAGCTTACGGGAAAAGCCGGGATTGCTGAAATAAGGAAAGCATTCCCTTCGCTTGACGGGCGTTTTAACTGGGAGCATCTGGATAATTCCATAAAGGTCAATTCACTCAGGATTAAGGATCCCTTCAGGGAAACCGCTTTTACGGGAATACTTAACCCGGGTAGTGAAGACGGGGCGGAATGTTTACCCGCGCCCGGGATTTCAGAAGGAGCGCTTGAAACTCTGCTTAAGTCAAAAGATGCCCAGTATTCAATTACGCAGCTGGAGAAATACGCACTCTGCCCCTTCCAGTATTTCCTTAGCAGGATCTTAGGCATCGAGGTAATAAAGGAGCCTTCGGAGGACATTGAATCATTCGAGCTGGGATCGCTTTTGCATTCGATACTGTATGAATTTTACTCGAGGCTTACAAAAAAAGGGATCAGGCTTTCAGGCTGCAGGGATGAGGAGTTCTGCCAGGCTGAAGACATGATTTTTGAAATTGCGGAAGACAAGATTAAAGAAGCGGCCTTATACTCCCCCATGTCGTTCTACGAAAAAGAAAGGATAACGGGAATTGACGGAGTAAGGAAGAATTCAATTTTGTATAAATTTCTTGAAGCCGAAAGAAGTGACACACTTGGGCTAACGCCAAAGTTTTTTGAAGTCAATTTCGGAGCCGTTTCAGGAGATGAAAAAGACGAGACGCTTTCAGGCGCAAGGACGTTTACCATTGGTAAGAACAAGGTCCGCGGCAAGATAGACAGGATTGACATCAACGAAGCCGCCGGAATTTTTTCAGTAGTGGATTACAAATTAAACGGCAAGAAGCCTAGCCGCGATGAATTAAAAGAAGGGCTTTCGCTTCAGCTTCCGTTGTACATGTATGCGGCCTCAGAGATGCTGAAGTCGCTTTACGATGAAGATTACAAGCCCGTTGCGGCGTACATATACTCATTAAAGTACAAGTCGGATGAGTTCGGCAAGATTGCCGTAACGTTCAAGACGAGCCGGGCATTCTGTGAATTAAGTGAAGAGGAGAAGCAGGAAGCGGTTCTTATAAACAGCGATCTGATCAAGGCGTGTGAAGAGAGCATAGAAAAGTACATTGAGAATATATCTAAGGGAAGGTTCAACCTGTCGGGCCTAAAGGACCGTGAGGCGAAAGTCTGCCGCTACTGTGATTACAAGTCAGTCTGCAGGATTGATGAGATGGAGAAGTAGGAGCGGAAGGTCCGACGTCCGACGTCCGACGTCCGACGGAAAAATGGAAGCATAGAATGACGGAAAAATGAATGCATAGAATTTAGAATTACGCAGTTATTAAAAACCGAAGGTGTGTTCTGTCTATAGCAGAGCGATGCACAGACATCTCCGGGCCCTGGAGGGGCCCCATGTAAGACAAAAAGAAGCCTACGCCCAATTCTCCTCAATCACGCCGCAGCCTTGTTCCTTTCCGGGATAGCGATTGAAAATCTTTCATTCCTTTCGCTCACAAAAATGAAGAAGATGCCGAGAAGGATTTCAAAAGCTGTAGTCACGTAAAAATAAACCATCCCCAAATTTATCGAAGTAATTGATATGATAAATTTCAATATTACCGACAGCTCATATAGTATAATAACAATATAAAAGATCTTGACCCGTTTCAATTCAAGCATATCATCTGTTGCCATTTTAAATATAAAATAAAGGACGCCTATTTGGGCTACAGAAATGAGGAGTGCTAAAATTTTGAAGTCAATTCCATATATCAGATAATGAATTAGCAACAGGACCGGAATTATCACATAAACTTTTCTTATCGTCTCCTTTTGGTTCCACAGGCACAATATTAAAAATAAATCTTTAGCCACGTAAAACGGGAGGTTATAATAATGAAGCTCAACCAGAGCCCAAGCCACGGGGTCTGAAATGGCCTGGATGAGGAAATAGTAGAAAAACTTACCCCTGAACTGTTTAAGGGGCGGCAGCAGCCAGATAGTAATTGAAATATAGAATATTATTTGGGATAATTTCATAGCCTGAAAAAAATTGCTGCTGAAAGCTAAAAAAAACAATACTAAGAGTAAAGGACACAGATTGAACATTTTGGACCAGGCAGAAGCCTCCATAAAAGGAGAGCTCCTGCCATGGCTGCATTGCTTAGTGGGTAATTACTTTAACAGGAGCATCTTTCCGCTTCTGATGAAATTATTTGCACGGATTTCATATATGCACATTCCGCTTGGGATATCCTTTGCATTGAACTGAACTGAATACCTTCCCATTTCCTTATATCCGTCTACAAGGGTTGCAACTTCCTTACCGAGAATATCATAGACTCTCAGGCTTACCTTTGAAGCCTGGGGAATATCAAAGCTAAGCCAAGCGCCGATTTATATTCTCCTACTCCATAATATAGTTTTAGGAGAGCCTCTTTATACGAAGCTGAATTTTTCTTGTCAGGAGCATTTGCCGAAATATTTTCGAGATAGGTTTGAATTTCGGGATCGTTGGCACTAAAGAATAACTTTAGTAGTGGATTAAGTGCTTTAATTGAACCTTTGTCAATTATTGATCTCAAAATCTTTTTAGCAGAATTGTAGTCTTTTTTATCAATTAGGACTAATGATTGCCCAATTACACCGTCTTCATCATCACCAGAAGGAATACCAGTCAGTGCAGCTTTATTATATCCTGGTCCTCCGTCCCAATTATTACTATGATTCCAAACTATTGAGGAAGTAGCATCGTTGTACTTTGAAGGGTCCATGTTATAACCCCAAAAATTCTTCTCGGCATATATAGTAGAATAAGACATTGCCTGCAGCGCATAATTTGTAAATTCCGTAATTTTATTATGACATGCTGCAAACCCATCGTACACACTACTTCCGGCATCTATTATACTGTTGGCATTAGCTATCAGTCCAAAAGGGCAATTTTGTACAACATTATTGGTTGCAAATGCATAAGCACTGTAGTCTTTACCAAAAATTGAGATTCGAGTAAGATTCTGTCCAAAACCCATAAGCACAATTCTGAATGGTATTAGTATGCGCGTCAACTTGATCTCTTGTTAATTGAAATTATTTTGGGATAATAACTGCCGTATCTTCAACAACGGCATTAGTACAGTAAGATCTATACGATGCTATTAGAGTATCGCCGGTTGGCCTGATTTCAAGGAGATTATTCCCCAAAACCGGAGGATTGGAATGGTCAACACTATAAGGGATTATAATTCTGAAAATTTGTATACCGACTAGTCTAGTTTCCCCGGGTAGAGATTTCCCATCTAATAAAAATGTTTCCTGGTCGCCGCTACCGCTTTTAATAGAGACATAAACGGGTTTACCATAAATTAATGGTTCATCGAAACTGGTAAACTTGGCAGATACAGAAATCATAATCGTATCACCTATCTGAAATGGCTTATTCCATATACGAATCTCTGGGTTTGTAATACACGTGTCATTATCACAATGAGTAACTTGTTTTAGTTTTTCAAAACCAAACTTTTCTTGTTCACACATTGCCTTTTCCTCAATTTGAATTACTTGTTTTTCTGCGCAGCCTGAAAAAATAAATATCAGTATGAAAAGAAATGGAATACTTAAAGATTTCAAATTAGGTGTATTCAATTTTAACTCCTGCAAAATATTTTTAATAAATTTATCAAAAGAAGTATTTAATTTATTCTTTCCCATATTAGGAGTAACTGATGTGTGTGTTACGAAACAGCATTTTCAAAAACAGTTCCAAGTCCATATCTCTTTTTTTTACAAGTGATTGTTGAAGGTTATTTTAGGTACACCATTTTCTTTATATCTGAAAATGAAGGTGTTAGCATTCTGATGAAATAAATTCCACCGGAGAGGCCTTCGGCATGGAAACTGAGCTTGTGCTCTCCGGATTTCTGAAATCCGCTGTAAAGTTCCTTTACAACACGCCCCAAGAGATCTATTGCCTCAATTTTAACCTGGTCATCCATAGGAAGATTATATTGAATGATTGTCTCTGAATTGAAGGGGTTGGGATAGTTCTGAAATAAGCCGTAAGTGCTGAATTTATGAACCCCTTTATCATCTACCCCGCTTGTCTGCCTTTCAAGAACAGCCTTAATAGCAAAATAAAAGTATGCGCTTTCATACCATACAGGTTTTGGGTTACTCCATAAAAGGAACTGATTTAATATTTCGTTATTAAAATTCATAGATGAGACTATCCCCAGGAAAAGCTCTAGGCCCGTTAT
This genomic interval carries:
- a CDS encoding sigma-70 family RNA polymerase sigma factor — translated: MASIANLNVSPDDRQKYIDFEREALPHMNALYNFALRMTGNSDDADDLVQETLLKAFRFFDKFEKGTNCKAWLFRILKNSYINDYRKHSKEPSKVDYEDIENFYENIKSSDVKSDHLVEDVFNNLLDDDISSAISSLPEDFRTVIILSDIEGFTYEEIADFVDCPIGTVRSRLHRARKMLYVRLNKYARERGYVKNNK
- a CDS encoding peptidase M14; this translates as MKTLLILIYFGLIMTASLKAQENRFSQDLYNTYEQYRENSIKHRRIKRTDIDSLISRLKQNQFFNVRTLGHSTEGREINLVSAGKGKTTVLLWSQMHGDESTATMALFDIFNFLSQSDSFDLVRKEILSKLTLCFIPMLNPDGAERFQRRNALEIDINRDAAMLQSPESVILKGIRDSLNADFGFNLHDQSTRHSVGRSYKSAALSFLAPPVDYERSVNPVRERAMKLIVNMFTELSNFIPGHMAKYPDDFEPRAFGDNIQKWGTSTILIESGGWHTDYEKQFIRKMNYTGLLSSILSIATGSYKTRETGDYYKIPDNADFVFDLLLRNLTLNVNGITYRADLGINRLEVTSGRKFYYHGMIEDMGDLSTFFGYEEFDCSSMEAFPGKVHPEVFKDMDEVKKLNFQDLLKNGVTALKVRKENLKGRYSPLPLNLIAVDENGKPDLPEGEFRPGAPADFVIYKNGSVRFAVINGFICDLKTRSSNVMNGLILQ
- a CDS encoding cation transporter, which produces MESEIITSTWKEEKEKKRVASSSLIAAVFLTSFKLVVGISTNSLGILSEAAHSGLDLLAALVTYAAIRMSSKPADEEHHFGHGKMENISALFETVLLLITCLWIISEVVKRLTGGHMEIEVNVWSFVVILTSMAIDISRSTALRRIAKKYNSQALEADALHFSSDIFSSGVVLIGLAGYAFGFHYADSIAALIVAVIVIFISINLGKRSIDVLLDKAPEGIKERVSKIISGIPEVLQWHDIKVRNSGAHVLIELKIHVAPDLSINKAHEISHKVEESICSEIERCEVNIHIEPEETLHVKRWKHKNWSRRK
- a CDS encoding DUF2461 domain-containing protein, which produces MKNSIPPFKGFSQDAFDFLSELRDNNNLAWFNSNRERYQNSLVVPARSFITEMAQFFNRLYPAIRTEPKFNETIMRINKDLRFSKGEPYRDYLLIHFGRFKMDSEFYVSFEAGSFDMGLFINNSPKDPNFCFRQNLEHHTKEFLNLLDKYELNYNFELYELIKGPEIIDKHLNGQEHLGLLKDLKMMLIQKSFSPKEKIIYSPDFVLEAMKAYSLLFPVYCFAVFPEPLKMIEEFEEQFGVML
- a CDS encoding class IV adenylate cyclase — protein: MPVNLEIKVALPSHKKVKSILQEIGAEFKGILNQKDIYYKSPSCLLKMRIIKNDRIELIKYNRVESGETRWSNYEVILLSGKKVPGFFDNILKTETIVEKKRELWLYDNTRIHLDKVKGLGYFLELETLVLGGKKDAQKRFDHMVKTLGLDFDSQIRSSYRNLMKAKEKKAKQTKP
- a CDS encoding T9SS type A sorting domain-containing protein, which codes for MGAWLSFDIPQASKVSLRVYDILGKEVATLVDGYKEMGRYSVQFNAKDIPSGMCIYEIRANNFIRSGKMLLLK
- a CDS encoding T9SS type A sorting domain-containing protein codes for the protein MNFNNEILNQFLLWSNPKPVWYESAYFYFAIKAVLERQTSGVDDKGVHKFSTYGLFQNYPNPFNSETIIQYNLPMDDQVKIEAIDLLGRVVKELYSGFQKSGEHKLSFHAEGLSGGIYFIRMLTPSFSDIKKMVYLK